Proteins co-encoded in one Cyprinus carpio isolate SPL01 chromosome B5, ASM1834038v1, whole genome shotgun sequence genomic window:
- the LOC109058535 gene encoding protein MIS12 homolog, whose protein sequence is MAESGVSVGSESLQLYEAQFFGFTPETCTVRVHDAFRDSLNHILVAVESVFVKRFCPGQDPPAELRLTARESTQKLRQFLQERFEIMFQRMKGMLMDRVLSIPHNVLLPDDQLHQKYPEGKEDLMKLQDSIANLLQAYEAEVCAKQALLAELEEQKETQKQLDKVLRWIEELRISWRREGMGNVQDSIRHMMETVGQLQDVVGKINKRNKNLDEV, encoded by the exons ATGGCAGAGAGCGGAG TTTCAGTGGGATCTGAATCCCTCCAGCTGTATGAAGCGCAGTTCTTCGGCTTCACCCCAGAGACCTGCACTGTACGAGTTCATGATGCATTTCGAGACTCCCTCAATCACATATTGGTCGCTGTTGAGTCTGTGTTCGTGAAAAGATTTTGTCCGGGCCAGGATCCGCCAGCAGAGCTCCGACTGACAGCCCGTGAGAGCACCCAAAAACTGCGGCAGTTCTTACAGGAGCGCTTTGAAATCATGTTTCAGCGCATGAAGGGGATGCTGATGGACCGCGTCCTGTCCATCCCTCACAACGTCCTGCTGCCCGATGACCAGCTGCACCAGAAGTACCCAGAAGGCAAAGAAGACCTCATGAAGCTGCAGGACTCCATCGCCAATCTGCTGCAGGCTTATGAAGCCGAGGTGTGCGCCAAGCAAGCGCTTCTCGCTGAGCTTGAGGAGCAGAAGGAAACTCAGAAACAACTGGATAAAGTGCTGAGATGGATCGAGGAACTGAGAATTTCATGGAGGCGAGAGGGAATGGGAAATGTCCAAGACAGCATTCGACACATGATGGAGACTGTGGGCCAATTGCAGGATGTTGTGGGAAAGATTAACAAACGAAATAAGAACCTGGATGAAGTTTGA